The DNA sequence ACGGGCTGCGCGAACTGCGCCCTAGTCGCAACCGGGTGGTGCACGGACTGTTCCTTGAAGGAAACGGGATGCGGCTGGCGATGCTCCGCAGCAACGCTACGGAGCCGTCGTTCGAGGTGACCCCCGGTTGGTCTGGCGGTGCTCTAGCCGACCTCGCGTATCGATTCCGGGTCCTTGTCCGCATGGCCGACGACGCAATTAGCGACGCAATGGGATTGGAACGCAGCCCCGGTTCACCGTTGCCGCCCCGAAAGGCCCCGGTCGTCCCGCCTAACCGTGTGTAGCGGACGCACGATACGACCCGGAGTGCTCATCTCCCGGCGAATGCGCGCTGTGGGCGCTTTCGCCCCGTAATCTATTAGGATGGCTAAAGCCGCCTCCCTCCCGCTCACGGATCAGATCGGTCGGTTCGGCGTCTTTTACGTTCGCTCGCTCCTGGCTCAGGCCGGCGTGGCTCACGGCGAGACCTCCGGAGGCGAAGATCACCTCGCTGTGGACGTCTTCGTGAACTTCCCGTCCGGTGCCTGCATCGTTCAGGTCAAGGCTGGTACCAAGGCGCGCAACAAAGATGGGAGCATCACCGTTCCGGTCAACGAGGACTGGAAGGCGAAGTGGGCCGCCAATGCGCTTCCCGTATATCTAGTGTACGTCCACCTGGAGAAAGCGCCGCCGCCGGACTGGATCGGCCACGAGAACCTCCAGACAGTGGTTCACGCCAAGGCACTGTG is a window from the Dietzia sp. JS16-p6b genome containing:
- a CDS encoding DUF4365 domain-containing protein, yielding MAKAASLPLTDQIGRFGVFYVRSLLAQAGVAHGETSGGEDHLAVDVFVNFPSGACIVQVKAGTKARNKDGSITVPVNEDWKAKWAANALPVYLVYVHLEKAPPPDWIGHENLQTVVHAKALWAQVNHVRGKSVGLARENQLTADTFGLWAEAFDDQVAWGRAAIA